A region from the Gossypium hirsutum isolate 1008001.06 chromosome A08, Gossypium_hirsutum_v2.1, whole genome shotgun sequence genome encodes:
- the LOC107948034 gene encoding protein DOWNY MILDEW RESISTANCE 6, whose amino-acid sequence MDTKVLSSGIHYSSLPESYVRPESERPRLSEVSQCDNVPVIDLGCEDRSHIVQQIALACINYGFFQVINHGVSKEAVERMLQVAHDFFGLPVEEKMKLYSDDPSKTMRLSTSFNVKKEKVHNWRDYLRLHCYPLHKYVPEWPSNPPSFKQIVSDYCVQVRELGYRLQELISESLGLEKDYIKKVLGEQGQHMAVNYYPPCPEPELTYGLPGHTDPNALTILLQDLQVAGLQVLKDGKWLAVNPQPNAFVINIGDQLQALSNGTYKSVWHRAIVNADKPRMSVASFLCPYDHALISPAKPLTQYGCGAVYRDFTYAEYYSKFWGRNLDQEHCLELFKN is encoded by the exons ATGGATACAAAGGTTCTTTCTTCTGGAATCCACTACTCTAGTTTGCCAGAAAGTTATGTGAGACCTGAATCTGAGCGTCCCCGCTTGTCTGAAGTGTCGCAGTGCGACAACGTCCCAGTCATCGACTTAGGGTGTGAGGACAGGAGCCATATTGTACAACAAATTGCTCTTGCCTGCATCAACTATGGTTTCTTTCAG gTTATTAATCATGGAGTATCGAAAGAAGCGGTGGAAAGAATGTTACAAGTAGCGCATGACTTCTTTGGTTTGCCGGTGGAGGAGAAGATGAAGCTTTACTCAGATGACCCTTCCAAAACAATGAGACTTTCCACCAGTTTTAATGTTAAAAAGGAGAAGGTTCATAACTGGAGAGATTACCTACGATTACACTGCTATCCTCTCCACAAGTATGTTCCTGAGTGGCCTTCCAACCCTCCTTCCTTCAA GCAAATCGTAAGTGATTACTGTGTACAAGTTCGAGAGCTTGGTTACAGATTACAAGAGCTAATATCAGAGAGCTTAGGCCTGGAAAAAGATTACATAAAGAAGGTTCTAGGGGAGCAAGGGCAGCATATGGCCGTGAACTATTACCCGCCATGCCCGGAACCAGAGCTGACATACGGATTGCCTGGACATACAGACCCCAATGCTCTTACGATTTTACTTCAAGACCTCCAAGTGGCGGGTCTTCAAGTTCTCAAAGATGGCAAGTGGCTTGCTGTTAATCCCCAACCAAATGCTTTTGTCATAAACATTGGTGATCAATTACAG GCATTAAGTAATGGGACGTACAAGAGCGTGTGGCATCGGGCAATCGTAAATGCCGATAAGCCAAGGATGTCTGTTGCTTCCTTCCTCTGCCCTTACGACCATGCCCTGATCAGCCCTGCAAAACCTCTCACCCAATATGGATGTGGAGCCGTATACAGGGATTTTACTTATGCTGAGTATTACAGTAAGTTCTGGGGCAGGAACCTGGACCAAGAACATTGTTTGGAACTTTTCAAGAACTAA